aggagttgtTGAGGTCCAGATCAATGGCTGCACGATCCAGGTGGAAGACGACGGTGGCGAAAGTCAGGACGCAGAAAACCAATTTCCCACCTCCTCTGCCGTCGTTAAACCAGAAAGGCCAGCCTTGCTTTTATCTTAAGCCGCTGAGGAGGAATGGAAGGCTGGAACTCACTGAGGTTAGGATCGAACGTCCTGAGATTTTCATGGCTTCACGCCAAGATGGTAGATTGAGGTTGCAACTTATCAGATCAGAACCACAGCATCCCTGTCCACCATATCAGGACTGCGACCAATTGGGGGAAGAAGAGCCATTCCCaattcctcatcatcatcatcaagaggagaaggaagaaattattgataaacaagaagaagaggggagagaaattcttggaaaacaagaagaagatgacgaaATCagtgatgaggaagaagaagaagaagaagagagagaagaagggaagagattgAGGCAGTGGAACTTGGACGGAATCAGGTGGCGGTGTCAGGAGGTGAATGACCACAGGCCGCACCACCTCCTTTATGGTGCCACCATTGTGTGAGACTCTGTAGACGACTGAGGATCTCCATGTGGTCAAAGTTTGAAATTGTTTTATGAATGgacacatctctctctctctctctctctctctcgctctctctctctctctctctcggaagCTATTCCATGTCGTGATGCCAATTTTGGAGCAGCAAGTGAGACCAGTTTCTCTCCCTTGCTCTTGTGGAGGTCGCAGATATGGAAATGGCGGATTTGGGTTctgtgtctgtgtgtgtgtgtgtgagtgtggaaGGCACAGTTCTGCAGGAAAGGAAAGTGGGCAAAGCGGAGAGGGGCGGATTTCACTGGAAGAGTGCTATTGGCTACTCATGACTCAATGATGGAAAGAAAATTCTACTTTTCTTAGTTACCTGAGGTGATATTCAAAGGTTGTTGATTCATGATGACTTCATGATTGAGAGCCCCTAAAAGCCCTGTTCCTATTCCAAATTCCCAATTTACTCttttgggacttgggagtggCTAGTCAGAAAGCTGAGTTtggaaacagagaaaaaaaatgtcCAAATAAAAAGCTTCGGAGTGGGGGGGAGGAATAAACGAGTTGGATTGCTCTCCCCTGCGGGTAACCACCCCACCACACATCTCATACCGTCCATGGGTTGTGGTTGGTGGGGACCATAATCCATGGACGGTGTGAGATGGGTGGGGTGGTTACCCACAGGGGAGGGGATCGAGGTTTTAGGTTGCAGTTGGTGCCTCGGCCCCTTTGTGGTACATTGCGAATGTAACATTGTCCTCTTTGGGTAGGTTTTTTGTACTGTAGCGGCAAAAAtggtattatatatattttttgataaataaagcTTTACTGATAAGAACATATGGTACACATAGATTTTGAATTACACATGTTTCGAGAAGCCATGGAGTGGAAATTAACCAATCCTACATGTCAAGGACTGGACCCTCCTAACAAAGTAGTCAGTCAAACTGTTTCCCTCCTTTGGAATAAAAGCAAAGGTACATGATTCTAAACTCGAAGCCAAATGAGTGATATCCTAAATAATAGGGATCATCAAAATTGGTAGGTTGGTGTGCTCGCTGAAGAGAACAGAGATCAGTACTTTGTTGTCAGATTTTACAATTAGATAGTTCCAATTTTCTTCAATTGCTTGAAGGATGTTTGTTTGAATCGCCATTACTTCATCTATCAGAATAGTTGAGAACATAGG
The sequence above is a segment of the Telopea speciosissima isolate NSW1024214 ecotype Mountain lineage chromosome 7, Tspe_v1, whole genome shotgun sequence genome. Coding sequences within it:
- the LOC122668441 gene encoding uncharacterized protein LOC122668441 translates to MMSFCKKTVHSILSLSQSTSTISDYPSHHHGCLFPSTTGCFCLIAGDAQKPPNVFVLESAAIKRISTPTACKKDSATFELLNNVCNWSCTESLGFESSDYPMEESLEEEELLRSRSMAARSRWKTTVAKVRTQKTNFPPPLPSLNQKGQPCFYLKPLRRNGRLELTEVRIERPEIFMASRQDGRLRLQLIRSEPQHPCPPYQDCDQLGEEEPFPIPHHHHQE